A region of the Festucalex cinctus isolate MCC-2025b chromosome 8, RoL_Fcin_1.0, whole genome shotgun sequence genome:
cccgcccccctccccctttccctagtagtttgctccgttggagcaaaagtgcaccccgctaccctccccctttcccaaataggaacaaactactaggggagggggggcaccaacgtagaccagcgataccgctcgtcgagtaaataatgctacgttattttttgtatttattaacatgctttaaaagcttttattttaaatattagacactgatattataatttctaatatgattatttttacgggcttgatttgttttttggtgcccccttcggcagttggtgccctacgcgcagtgcgtggtaagcgtatgcggagcgccgtgtctgatTGTACTTGGCCATCATCAAATAATTTTACAAATAGATTTGTTGACTTTGTGGCTAATACTACGAAGTCCAGTGTGTACAGACTACTGTGAATTCCAGAGGTGAAACCAGACTCCAAACAAGAAGTGTTAACTCTGTAACTTAATTGCAGCGAAGTAACAATTGTTTGACTGTTGTTTGTTGCCATCATATCACGCAGTATGATTTCTGATAAAGATAATGGGTTAAAAAGCAGTGAAAGACAGAAACAGCTGTCAGATGGGAAGGCTTTTCCGCGAGTCCCTCTTCAATGATTGGCTTTATTAGATCAGTTACATTGATATTTGTAGATGAATTGCCATTCAGAAACATTTAACAATCACACATTATACATTCAAATAGCAGTAGGCTAAATAATAAGTTAAGAACAGGACTTTTCATcaatagtaaaataaaaggtGTTTCCAATCATGTCCAGGATTTTCGGAAGAATATCATCACTGAAGCCCGATTGAAATTTTGAGCTCAAGTGTCCCAGCCGTGGTCGTTGCCTTCTGTCATTTGGAGGTAAGAACTGATGGCCTCCCTCAGACCTTCACTCACCATTGAGCTACTGGACccggttctccttttctttAGAATCATGGATCTGAAAAACAGTTGGAATGGTGCTTTATGGTAATAGAGTTAATCACAGTTTGACAGTTTGATGTTTGGTGTCCTTCGTAGACGTATTAGTGGACTTTCACACACCTGCTGATATCCTTCCAGTTGTTAGTGGGGTCCCTGTTGGCTGTGGGGATGGCAAGCCTGTTCTCTCTGGAGACATCTAAACCCTGAATGAAGCAAGGCTCATCCAGATGACAGCAAAGTCCATCTGCAAACTCTGTAAAATCATGGGTGGTACTTTTATTAAGAAATTTGTGTAAaattacgtttaaaaaaacacatttttgggggggttttgtttTGCATCCTGTCCAGAGCATTAATATAAATCTCAGACACCTTTGATATTGCTTTTCCAGATATGCCTGTTTAAAGGAAAATTACATGAAGCAAGTCATCATAATATTTATTCAGAACGGGCAAAGCAAGGATCTGAGAGGAGTCCAAATCTTtgcaaaagaaaatgaaaacactggACATCTACCTTTAGGAAATTGATCAAACACATTTAATAATTTGAAAATCCCATGAAGCCTACAAACCTGAATAGTATTCCACCAGATGTTTTAGAGATGAGAAGGATCGTGTTGGAGTTATGTACACTCGGCCATTTTGGAGTTGAGAGATGAGGTAGTGTTTTACAGAATCCGAGTACAAAAGATTGACTCGGTACCGGATGGACAGTGAAAAGCAATCTAAAGCGATGAAGAGCACAAAAACAGCTGAGTTATAAAACAGACAGAAACGCTCCACTcatttcaaacatgaaacataatTCTCAAACCTGCGTTTGTCTCCGACTCTCGTATTAAGAAGCCTCCAATGCGGTTTTGTGGTTGCATAAGGAGCTCTTCTGCTTTGTGCCTGCTAATACCTGTGAACAGCCACCTGCATGGATAGAGAGAGACATGATTGTACACCTATTTTGGCCGAATGTGAAGGGAATCGCCTCCCAAACACAACATTCATAGGGTGAAGGTCAGGCTGCAGTCAACTATCATTTTACACTTGTATGAGGGTTAAGAAGTCAAGTATCCATCTTTTTAAACTTATGTGATTGTGAGAACCCTTAAAGtaaaagtcaaccttaaacatttcttgacaatataacggtatatgtgacttcactaaacatgacattctgattgatattatatttgtggattatgagttatgaagcaaaatccagccttttttttttttttaaatccatctcagaagggcggccattttgtcacttgctgtcaacatcaatgttgctcagagctcagggcagccaacgaccaatcacagctcacatgttttctgaagctgagctgtgattggttgttatctgagacactgcctgagatgaataaaaacggctggattttgctgctcaactcatattccaccaacACAATTTTAACCAGAATACGGGGCTGCAGAGAACACATTATTatagcaaataaaaaataaaaaattggggggctgtcttcccctttaaaatgttgttttaacttttatcacaatgacaacaattacATAACTTACCTATGCGTCACTTTGGCCGTGTAGTTGGTGGGAATGTACATCTCCCTACTTGTGGTAGTGGACCTTACCATCAGAACGTTACCATCGCTAAAGAGAAGAAATGTCATTGTGAGCAGTTTCAGCCAACAATGTGAAATTGGGGTGATATTCCAATGatgagagataaaaaaaaaaaacatactctgATATGATGCTAAGTCTCTCCCCGACGCTTATGACCAACTCTGTGCTACCAAATGATGGAAAGTCGTAGAGGGATACAATCAAGGTGTCCTCGGAGACTGTACAAATTCAGCATTAAATTGTGACATTTCAGTATATATATAAAGCAAGAATGTCTTGTGACAGGTCGATAAAAGCCTACCTGATGGAAGAGGTTCTGGTGGATTTTCTAAGACTGTCAGGTTAGAAGTAGAACTGCATCTGGAGGGGCAGATCCCCATGTTCTTTGACCTGCTGGTTTGAAAGTGCTACTGTTATAGATACGCAAGATGCATTCAAATCCTTTCAGATATGTTTGACATAATGCAATAGTTAAACTGTACCATGATGCATGAACGACATAGTTGTAATAATCACAAatattagaggaaaaaaaaatacttaccacccttaaataaaaatgtgtaataagtccacctctttcttttttttttttttagtagagcTTATACAAATCCTGTAAGCAGAGGTATCTCGATGAAAATGTGCTCATCTGCTTCCAACATACACACACTGAAATATAAACGCTCAGGATTTCGCTCTCAGACCTGCAGAACAATCAAAACGAATGCTGTGCAACCAGGAAGGCTGATGTTCTTGCAGCTGCAAACAGGTGGGCgggggtggttttgttagtggAGATATGTTTCCTGCATATTGCTCTTTttagcatgcatgcatgcatgtctgTTTCTGTCTTCAGCAGCACTTGCCCTTCACATCCTGACACGAGGAGCTTCGTGTCAGTCTTTCTGTAACAAGTTCAACTTGACAGTGCAAAAACGGCATACATAAAAAAAGGTTTTGCGGGTTGACGAGAGATCCGCTAAAGGACAGTcggaaaaaatatatgaaatctTCGTTTGCTCTGCTAAAACGGGGCATCGGCTTGTGATATCTACGTAATCTGCATGGTTAGAAGTAAGGGTTCCAAAAGGCTTCTTCATGAAGGACAGAGGTTCTATACAGAACTATGGGCTTCCGGGGAAcccttttttggaaaataaataaataaattaattcatcTTCAAGGGTTATTTTGAGACTAAGGGTTCCTGTAAGAACCGTTTCAATACAGAGAACTCATTTTGGAAGAAGGGGTTCTTCAAGGCTTGTTGAAAACATGGGTATTAGAAGATGCTTACCatcaaattttcaaatgtttagccatgtttcaggattcactcagaaattctaagaaCATTCTACAACGAGAATATTGAGTAAATTtgaccagtttaaaaaaaaaaaaaaaaaaaaaaaaaagttagtccagcattgaggaacaaactcatgaccttcaggttgggagacaaaAACTGtatcacctgagctatgccaatcATGTTTGTCCCTGtactgcattgctggtgtgtccaaaatgagaccaaCTTGGATTTACACGGATTTAACCCGCTATGTTCTTGGTAGAACCCTTTGGTAGAGTTCCAGGTGGAACCTTCATAAATGGTTCTAACAGGAACCCAAAAAAGGTTCTCCTATGAGGACAAGCTGGGGAACCAAAAAAGGTTCTAACAAGCACTTTTACTTATAAGAGTGTGAACATGACACCAGAGTCAAGTTTATCATCTTTCTCAGAAAAGCTAAACCACAGTGCTAAATATAGAAGTCTTcatctgtgacaaaaaaaaagaagtgaacaTGATGCGGAAATAATTGTGGCTTGAAGACAAAATCACCTCAGTCACCATTTTTTCCACTAACAGGAGCAGAAGCAGAcacaataaataatcaaaaacatgaaataacttATTTTACCTCTTTATTGAGTAGTAAGTAAAAGAGTCAGCAGATAAGTGAGCGGAACCCCTGGGTCACATGACACAGGTTACTATATTAAAATCAACACCATGAAGAAATAAAATAGGGGAAAAGTGTAAACAAGGTTAAAGCGACAGTAGAACACATTTTCTTCAATGCTAAATCGTACTTCAAGCTGTTTTTACCTGGCGTGTTGATGCTCCGTTTACTTTAAGCACATACAGCCACCTTCCTTCTGCAGCTACGTTTCGTTAGTCGAATGGCAGAAAAgcccaagtcattttttaataggaataaaaaaaataaaataacaatgcgCTTGTTGAATTTGTTGGCTTTCTTGTTTCCCCAAAGTGTTCAATAATGACGTAGGCGATTATGCTATTTGGCTAACGATTTGTCTGTTTCTACACTTGTTGCATCATATTGCAGTCTtcagtttaattaaaaacgcacAAATACAGAGTGACTCACAAGTCATGGTGGGATCTTTAGACCTCAAACTAAAGAAATGGATTAAAACCGAGTAAGTATTGTAGCattcaatgacaaaataaaacatattaacAACGTTGATGGTTGGACCTACTGTAGGaacaaacatgaaaaacaataaatacaagGTGAGTGGATCACGTGAATATATAAGACATCTGAATATAGTGGTAGTAATGGTTAAGGAATGTGTTTCTTTTATAATGATATAGTTTAACAATAGGTTTCTGTTGATATAGCTATTAGATCCTCTTCTAAATCACACAGTTCCTTACGGAACAATTcgggtgttgaattgagggcGAGAAAGCGCAGGAGAGAGGGCACATAAGTTACAAAGGGAGCGCGCACATGGGTGGGTTTGTTTAGCAGGACACCTCCATGGTCTGGGGTCCGGCCTGGCGGTCCATCGCCGCCGAGGCGTTGTTCTCATGCAGGCTATTCAAGTTGTGGCGGCTGCGACTGCTCTCCATGGAGGTGGTGCTGGAAGAGGAGGCGGTGCGTGAGCGAGCCAGGCGAGTCATTCCTGCTGACGGCACTGGGCGAGAAGAAGGAAAATAAAAGACATTTGTGAACATTGCCACCACTCGCTTGCATTGTCTGATGTAATAGCGCTAACAAAGTGATGTGGCAAACATGCAAACACTTGAAACCAATATGAAGAACGTAAATTGAAAACGGGTAGAACAAAATGTATGCGTGTTTTTGTTGAAAACATATTGAGGTATCACAAGAAAGTAAAACCTCAGCAATCAAATAACACCATCAGttcatgcaaaaaacaaaaagaaaaccatAAATAAATCCATGCTAAAGGATCTAAACTAGTCTTCTACACGGGGATAAATGTGCATCAAAGTATGCCAGAAATCCTCCCGTATAAATAATGATATACATAGTGACATATACAGGATTTCTGCATGTATTCTGCATGCCATTCATCCACCGTGGCGTGTTGTGAGGCCAGATGGCTTCAAAGCTTTCTAGTCGGGCAGCTTTTTAAGACCCTGGTACCTGATTCGTTGCTCAGGTGACTGAGAAGGACATAGGGAACTGGAAGCGATGATTAAAGGACAGAAAGAGGAAGAAAGGTTGAAAAGCTTTTCTTGTCTCAGTTTACCTTTTAGCATAGTTGTGACTCAGCGTATTGGACACAAAAGTAAATCACAAAGtgcaaatttgatttttttcttcaaagccTACATTCCACCTTGTAGAATTTCCCACAATGGGCAATGTGTTAATGAGGGAAAAGTAGCTTTCAGAATCATGCTGAGGTGTTAAGATTTATTTTCCACCCGTTCTCTTTTTGTAATCTCAACTAATCCTACAGTGGCATTTGCTCAACAGGACGACTGAATGACATTTCAAGCAAAGCACCAAAGGGTGCCTCTCTCTCACAGTTGGTGGGATTTTGGAACATAAGAGCAGAATCAGAATTAGAAGTTCACATTTGTCTTCAACGTCCCCAAAACAAGTTCAAATATGACATAATAGCATGCCTTCACGTGTTTAGAGCGTTTTGGAGCAAATTGAAAAATGAAGTCTTGTATGCACAGCAAATCTAGTAGAAAAAGGGGCAAAATATTTGAAAGGAtctcaagtaaataaaaaaaagtgtacagggGGTATATGGGACAGTTTGCAAACAAATGAGTGTTTTAAGTGTCACACTTAATATTCACTTGACAGTGTGCATTCAGAATGCATACAATCACACCTACATTTTATTGTCTTATTTTATAGATGAACACTTGGAGGCCTGCTTaacactagggatgtcacgataagggcaagatcgtgatattaaaactgccacaatatggtcgtagtcatgttcacaatatttaaaaggaacacatctgttaaaaaaaaaagtcaggttgatttccatttgtgcagtactagcaccctctagtggctagtttattagtgcaatttaattttcattagggatgttttggctttctatgtttaaaattatgctaattgtcagatgaaggggaacctaatttgcttgtgaagcgaacaatgtgtgcttgcattaccaagtgcctcaatattgttattagagcttggaaggtggtttatatgcattgctgttatttacaaaagcacaatatcgtgcttttttaagtatgagctctcttttttacaatattgtgatcgtttttaaatatcgccaacgcccccacaattatcgtgataatatcgtattgtgatgtttggatatcgtcacATCCCTACTTAACGCCGCACTGCAACCAGAAAGtttttgacagaaaatgaaAGCACACTAGACAAAAGCCAGAGAGAACTGCATTCTTTTGAGTTGACACCTCACCTACTGAGTGTTAGCAGTACTACTCAACACTACAGAGAGAAAAGCGGAAACCACATTAGCGTCTGTTGGTGCGCAGGTAGCAAAACATGGCCATTTGTGACCAagctgacagaaaaaaaaatggctgtagTTCAAAACGCATCATCGGGGCTGTTGAGCAACAGTTCACAAGGACAACAATAAGGTACACAAGACATTATAGTggtgtcaacaggaagtgctctGCGACCACATATGCGTCACTTTGAACCGGTTTACATTGCAAGATGTTTCATACAAAATGAAAGGCATGCATACTTACTGTAGCCCATTCCCTGAACAAAGTACTTGAAGGCCTCAGCAAGTTTTCCTGGCTGTCAGTACATAACGTTACAGAGAAGTTAGAAGGCAAAATGAAGAGATGACATGGGTGTGTCTGAAAAAGCAAACCTCCTACCTGCACAACCTGGGGCAAGCCTCCACAATCGGCCATCTGAGAGAATGGACAAACACGATCAGTTTGAGTCAGCTACAATAATTCATTGCATGCAATTGTCACAAACAATTCAGTAATAGACTATAGGGGGCAAATAATTAACACAGTATAGGAAAGCATTTTCAGTAGAATGTTCAGTTTTGTGTTTCAGTGAATGTTGAAGAACTAAATTTGAACTGAAATGCTGTTAAATTAATTGAACTGTTGACATGCAAAAAGTGGcactttaagttggatttaagGGTtggatttatccatccatccatccattttctgtaccgcttattcctcacaagggtctcagggggtgctggcgcctatctcagctggctctgggcagtaggcgggggacaccctggactggttgccagccaatcacagggcacacagagacgaacaaccatccacgcacacaagcacacctagggacaattcggagcacccaattaacctgccgtgcatgtctttggaatgtgggaggagaccggagtacccggagaagacccacgcgggcacggggagaacatgcaaactccacccaggaaggtccgagcctggactcgagggTTGGATTTAAATCGATCAAAATATGTGAAAAACCAAGGCAAGTATATAAAATCACTCTCTTAATTTAGGAATGctgttgttaaaaataaattgttaaaaCTTTGGAATGAGCTGAACGGTTTGACATTCCGAAGGTTTTAACCCGTTGAATAAGTTGTGAAATATGGAAGTGCTAAATTTGAATCATGTCTCCTTTTATTTCAATGCGATTATTTTCATGAGAAATACGGAATTGTCAGAAAAGGTGGGCTTTTGGGAATGAATTCTCAAAATATCCTAAATGAGGTGAGGTCGGGAAATGTGGAAGGAGTAGAATGaggtgaaataaaatgaaattggggcaataaaatgtaaaatacatttttgtgatgCATTgaaatgttcaataccactttttttcagaccgaaaCTCTTGAGTGGTCACTAATATTGATATCAAGCACAGATAACACTAGTatttttaagacatgaaatccaccccccaccccaaaaacacacacgcacgcacgcacacaaagcaatgacagatcattttaagcATTCACTAATAATTTCGATTTCAGTTTTCCCTCGGCAATTTATGTGCCTTGCAAAGGACCAAGAAATGCATAAGAGttgtaattacagtaaataccTGAATGAAAAACACTTCTAGGCCATACATATAAAAGAATCAAGTACAAAACGATGAATACAGTGGTAATTGAGCCTGCCTTATGTTCCATATACGTCACTGCAAAAATTAGTTTCTTGTATGCCAATTATGACCTCAAAATGTTGGAAGTCGCTTCTGTCGAACACAGAGGGCATGCATGTTATTTTGTCAAAACATATAAAGTCGAATGCTGATGAAGTCGTACCAATGAAGGCCATTCTGAATAGTACTCATTTCAGTCCTGGCTGCACAGTGGCTAAAGCGATACTGTACAAAATAAGTATTGTAAAATATTTCACCTTCAGCAGAGTGGTCTTTGTTGGATTTAACCTGGAATTGCATTCCACCTGAAACAGCAAATTTGGAATTatttctaaacttttttttttttttttaatagaactaCACTGGTAACAAAGATGATGGTGTGTAATTTACCACAGCGTCCACAGCAGGTGATGTGTCACCAACCACCAGCAAAGCAGGGCACCTGGAAAAGGACAAAGATGTCATCTTAACCGGCTAAAATCACATGAATGTTAGTCATGAACGCTTACGTTAGCGTGTTGACGGTGTGCTCATTCAAACCCACGATGGGCCGTTCGATTTCCAGGTCTTGGCGACTGTGGAACATAAATGAGGGAAGGTTAGCTGCCTGACAAAAACTTGTGACACTTAAAATGTTGCATCATACTATTGGTAGGAGCCACAGAAGAGGGCCAAGTTATCCTGGTTGATGTCTTGGGCGATATGTAACCGGTAAGTCTGGATCAGCTCCTGGTTGTCTGTCAACTCATCCTATGAAACAGAGAACATTGATTGCACCAGTTTGAGTGCATGCATAATTGTTGAGCTGACATACACGTAATAAGAGGATAGAAAGAGAATAATGAGTTAATGTCTATCAGGAAAATTAAGTGAAACTGTCCAGGGAAATTTAGTGAAGTAGGTCATGTACACAGcctccctcaaaaaaaaaaaaaaaaagaagataagaACTAAATGTGAAGTATTGAATAGAATGACCTCAGCCTAATTAAATCAGAACTATTCCAAGAATGCCATGTCAAGGTTCTACCCCATTTATTGACGGACTCCACTtataaaggggggaaaaaaaaaaaaggaagaaaatcaAGCGCAGAATTATAGTAAATGCAGTCATTAATGTTGCCTCACTCACACTGCTGAAATGATGAGCCATGACAATATCAACCAGGTTACTGGTCCATCCAGACAGCTGTTGAGCAGAAGAAGACAGAAGAAGAAAGACATTAAAT
Encoded here:
- the ndrg3a gene encoding protein NDRG3a isoform X3; translation: MSAILDLDQIACSRNGVEHDIETPHGVLHVTMRGVPKGNRPIILTYHDIGLNHKSCFNTLFNYEDMQEITQHFAVVHVDAPGQQEGAPPFPSGYRYPTMDELAEMLPSVMTQLKVNSVIGLGVGAGAYVLSRFALNNPTLVEGLVLINIDPCAEGWIDWAASKLSGWTSNLVDIVMAHHFSSDELTDNQELIQTYRLHIAQDINQDNLALFCGSYQYRQDLEIERPIVGLNEHTVNTLTCPALLVVGDTSPAVDAVVECNSRLNPTKTTLLKMADCGGLPQVVQPGKLAEAFKYFVQGMGYIPYVLLSHLSNESVPSAGMTRLARSRTASSSSTTSMESSRSRHNLNSLHENNASAAMDRQAGPQTMEVSC
- the ndrg3a gene encoding protein NDRG3a isoform X1; this encodes MDELQDVQLTEIKPLLTNKNARNFQDFDCQEHDIETPHGVLHVTMRGVPKGNRPIILTYHDIGLNHKSCFNTLFNYEDMQEITQHFAVVHVDAPGQQEGAPPFPSGYRYPTMDELAEMLPSVMTQLKVNSVIGLGVGAGAYVLSRFALNNPTLVEGLVLINIDPCAEGWIDWAASKLSGWTSNLVDIVMAHHFSSDELTDNQELIQTYRLHIAQDINQDNLALFCGSYQYRQDLEIERPIVGLNEHTVNTLTCPALLVVGDTSPAVDAVVECNSRLNPTKTTLLKMADCGGLPQVVQPGKLAEAFKYFVQGMGYIPYVLLSHLSNESVPSAGMTRLARSRTASSSSTTSMESSRSRHNLNSLHENNASAAMDRQAGPQTMEVSC
- the sla2a gene encoding src-like-adapter 2, whose product is MGICPSRCSSTSNLTVLENPPEPLPSVSEDTLIVSLYDFPSFGSTELVISVGERLSIISDDGNVLMVRSTTTSREMYIPTNYTAKVTHRWLFTGISRHKAEELLMQPQNRIGGFLIRESETNADCFSLSIRYRVNLLYSDSVKHYLISQLQNGRVYITPTRSFSSLKHLVEYYSEFADGLCCHLDEPCFIQGLDVSRENRLAIPTANRDPTNNWKDISRSMILKKRRTGSSSSMVSEGLREAISSYLQMTEGNDHGWDT
- the ndrg3a gene encoding protein NDRG3a isoform X2; translated protein: MDELQDVQLTEIKPLLTNKNARNFQDFDCQEHDIETPHGVLHVTMRGVPKGNRPIILTYHDIGLNHKSCFNTLFNYEDMQEITQHFAVVHVDAPGQQEGAPPFPSGYRYPTMDELAEMLPSVMTQLKVNSVIGLGVGAGAYVLSRFALNNPTLVEGLVLINIDPCAEGWIDWAASKLSGWTSNLVDIVMAHHFSSDELTDNQELIQTYRLHIAQDINQDNLALFCGSYQYRQDLEIERPIVGLNEHTVNTLTCPALLVVGDTSPAVDAVVECNSRLNPTKTTLLKMADCGGLPQVVQPGKLAEAFKYFVQGMGYMPSAGMTRLARSRTASSSSTTSMESSRSRHNLNSLHENNASAAMDRQAGPQTMEVSC